One part of the Vanessa atalanta chromosome 4, ilVanAtal1.2, whole genome shotgun sequence genome encodes these proteins:
- the LOC125077913 gene encoding synaptobrevin-1-like: protein MENQGGTSGPRVSDKRLAQTQAKVDEVVGIMRVNVEKVLERDQKLSELDNRADALQHGAAQFEQQAGKLKRKYWWQNLKMMLIIGAIGVVLLIIIIVWATSGHSSSSAPPAVQPTPQPGT, encoded by the coding sequence ATGGAAAATCAGGGCGGAACTTCGGGTCCTAGAGTAAGCGATAAACGCTTAGCACAAACTCAGGCAAAAGTAGATGAAGTAGTTGGAATTATGCGTGTCAATGTTGAGAAAGTATTGGAAAGGGATCAAAAGCTGTCCGAGTTGGATAATCGTGCTGATGCCCTACAGCATGGAGCAGCACAATTTGAACAACAGGCTGGTAAGCTTAAAAGGAAATACTGGTGGCAAAACTTGAAAATGATGTTGATAATTGGTGCTATTGGTGTTGTTCTGCTTATCATTATAATTGTGTGGGCTACTTCCGGTCATTCTTCGAGCTCAGCGCCGCCTGCAGTACAACCCACACCACAACCaggaacataa